One stretch of Pigmentiphaga aceris DNA includes these proteins:
- a CDS encoding TetR/AcrR family transcriptional regulator: MKVTKAQAQANRAHVVQTASTLFRDRGYDGVGVADLMAAAGFTHGGFYKNFRSKADLIAESTACGMAGTVDLVDGVKPADFVQQYLSRAHRDGRAAGCSLAALSGDAARQPDEVRATFEAGIERMLAALSKGVGAQGDDPDLARAKCLDMMAHAVGALVMSRACPDDSPLADEILAVCREALLASLAPGKAGASAGRSSVSA, encoded by the coding sequence ATGAAAGTCACCAAGGCACAGGCGCAAGCCAACCGCGCGCACGTGGTGCAAACCGCATCGACCTTGTTCCGGGATCGTGGTTACGACGGTGTCGGCGTGGCCGACCTGATGGCGGCCGCCGGGTTCACGCACGGCGGCTTCTACAAGAACTTCCGTTCCAAAGCCGACCTGATCGCGGAATCGACCGCGTGTGGCATGGCGGGCACGGTCGACCTGGTGGATGGCGTGAAGCCTGCCGATTTCGTGCAGCAATACCTGTCGCGCGCGCACCGTGATGGTCGCGCCGCCGGTTGCTCCCTGGCCGCGTTGAGCGGAGACGCCGCGCGCCAGCCGGATGAGGTTCGAGCGACGTTCGAAGCAGGCATCGAACGTATGCTGGCCGCGCTCAGCAAAGGGGTGGGCGCGCAGGGTGATGACCCGGATCTTGCTCGGGCGAAGTGTCTGGACATGATGGCGCACGCAGTGGGTGCCCTGGTCATGTCGCGTGCCTGCCCGGACGATTCGCCATTGGCTGATGAGATTCTGGCGGTGTGTCGGGAGGCTTTGTTGGCGTCGTTGGCACCGGGGAAGGCCGGGGCGTCAGCAGGGCGCAGTAGTGTGTCCGCTTAA
- a CDS encoding hybrid sensor histidine kinase/response regulator — protein MQDDRSASVCEGLSAHADLGAVFAAIPGMNLLLAPDAPRFTMLLASDERLAATMSTREGTLGRPLFDVFADANPANPSPSGVQNLRASLETVLRTGEQHCMPLQRYDLQRANGSWEERYWSPTNVPVKDANGNVKYLIHQVTDVTEAVLGRAALERAEQGAARVLGRMTDAHFQLDGAFRLVEMNPAAERMTGTMRHEVLGLTCEDAFPASFDPAVDAAFRRVVASGREEHLLQHYVSEGSDVYVEVDAYSTDDGGVAIFARDVSERVSAVETRREMETQRFLTRLGDVLHREGDTATLYEGAARLLGEHLGSGRVLYAEAREEDNAIVVVAQHLREGLVPVARDYRFDDYCPCVTISLRSRRTLVMTDVTTEAQLDVSERMLIAAAGVGASVTVPILQDGRIAACLSVVQPTSRKWTSHEVALIEETAQRTAIAAARSRAEAALRASDRRKDEFLAVLAHELRNPLAPVRNGLQILRMAPHDTQKTNKVLGVMDRQLTHMTRLIDDLLDVSRFTSGKVVLRRERIPLRAVFDNALEASLHLIEASRHVLMSHFSHEALFLDADATRLVQVVGNLINNAVKYTPDGGQIDLFGERDGNDVLIRVRDTGVGISSDMLPHVFDLFAQVSGSSLARAQGGLGIGLSISRQLIHMHGGTLRAESDGLGKGATFTVRLPMAAEPESERAAPGAATEAENLASQEILVVDDNIDAADSFTTMLELSGHVVTTVYTGADALAAVAKRRPSLVFCDIGMPGMNGYEVAERIRADASLAPVRLIAVTGWGRDEDKRLALEAGFDAHLAKPIAWAAVEAVLTAQEPGEALLKR, from the coding sequence GTGCAAGATGATCGATCGGCAAGCGTGTGTGAAGGCCTGTCTGCCCATGCAGACCTGGGCGCGGTGTTTGCCGCCATTCCGGGCATGAACTTGTTGTTGGCACCGGATGCGCCGCGATTCACGATGCTGCTCGCCAGCGACGAGCGGCTGGCTGCCACGATGAGCACGCGCGAAGGAACCTTGGGGCGGCCGTTGTTTGACGTCTTTGCCGATGCGAATCCCGCCAATCCGTCCCCGTCCGGGGTGCAGAATCTGCGAGCGTCCTTGGAAACGGTATTGCGCACCGGCGAGCAGCATTGCATGCCGCTTCAGCGCTACGACTTGCAACGTGCAAACGGTTCCTGGGAAGAACGGTATTGGAGCCCGACCAATGTGCCGGTGAAGGACGCCAACGGCAACGTGAAGTACCTGATCCACCAAGTGACGGATGTCACGGAAGCTGTGCTGGGCCGTGCGGCGCTGGAACGCGCAGAGCAGGGCGCTGCGCGTGTGCTGGGGCGGATGACGGACGCGCATTTCCAGCTGGATGGTGCCTTTCGTCTGGTGGAGATGAACCCCGCTGCAGAGCGGATGACCGGGACGATGCGGCACGAGGTGCTCGGGCTGACCTGCGAGGATGCGTTTCCGGCATCGTTCGATCCGGCCGTCGATGCGGCTTTCCGGCGCGTGGTGGCATCTGGACGTGAAGAGCACTTGCTGCAGCATTACGTCAGCGAGGGCAGCGATGTCTATGTCGAGGTCGATGCGTATTCGACCGATGATGGGGGCGTGGCGATCTTTGCGCGTGATGTGTCCGAGCGCGTCAGCGCCGTGGAAACGCGACGCGAGATGGAAACGCAGCGCTTTCTGACCCGGCTGGGCGATGTGCTGCACCGGGAAGGCGATACCGCCACGCTTTATGAAGGGGCCGCGCGCTTGCTGGGCGAGCATCTGGGCTCCGGTCGCGTGCTGTACGCCGAGGCCAGGGAGGAAGACAACGCCATCGTGGTCGTGGCCCAGCATCTGCGTGAGGGACTGGTGCCCGTTGCGCGTGATTATCGTTTTGATGACTACTGCCCTTGCGTGACGATCAGCCTGCGGAGCAGGCGGACGCTGGTCATGACCGATGTCACCACAGAAGCGCAGCTTGACGTCTCTGAACGCATGTTGATCGCGGCGGCAGGGGTAGGTGCAAGCGTGACGGTGCCGATCTTGCAGGATGGGCGGATTGCAGCCTGCCTGAGCGTGGTGCAACCCACCTCGCGCAAGTGGACGTCGCACGAAGTTGCCTTGATCGAAGAAACCGCGCAACGCACCGCGATTGCCGCCGCGCGCTCGCGCGCCGAGGCTGCGTTGCGGGCATCGGATCGCCGGAAAGACGAGTTTCTGGCGGTGCTAGCGCATGAACTGCGCAACCCGCTTGCGCCCGTGCGCAATGGCCTGCAAATTTTGCGCATGGCCCCGCACGACACGCAAAAGACCAACAAGGTGCTGGGCGTGATGGACCGGCAGCTGACGCACATGACCCGGCTGATTGACGACTTGCTGGATGTGTCTCGTTTCACCAGCGGCAAGGTGGTGTTGCGGCGCGAACGGATTCCCCTTCGTGCGGTGTTCGACAATGCGCTGGAAGCAAGCCTGCACCTGATCGAAGCCAGCCGCCATGTGCTGATGTCCCACTTCTCGCACGAAGCGCTGTTCCTGGATGCCGACGCCACGCGGCTGGTGCAGGTTGTCGGCAACCTCATCAACAATGCCGTCAAGTACACGCCTGACGGGGGCCAGATCGATTTGTTCGGTGAACGCGATGGCAACGATGTGTTGATCCGTGTTCGCGATACCGGCGTGGGTATTTCGTCAGACATGCTGCCGCATGTGTTCGACTTGTTTGCGCAAGTCAGCGGCAGCAGCCTGGCACGCGCGCAAGGCGGTCTGGGTATCGGTCTGTCGATATCACGCCAACTGATTCACATGCATGGCGGCACGCTGCGCGCCGAGAGCGATGGCCTGGGCAAGGGAGCGACGTTCACGGTTCGCCTGCCGATGGCAGCAGAACCCGAGTCTGAGCGAGCCGCACCGGGCGCGGCAACAGAAGCAGAGAACCTTGCGTCGCAAGAGATTCTGGTGGTCGATGACAACATCGATGCTGCCGATTCCTTCACCACCATGCTGGAACTCTCCGGCCATGTCGTGACGACGGTCTACACCGGCGCGGACGCCTTGGCGGCAGTCGCCAAGCGTCGTCCATCGCTGGTCTTCTGCGATATCGGCATGCCGGGAATGAATGGCTACGAGGTTGCCGAGCGCATCCGCGCCGATGCGTCTCTGGCCCCGGTACGCCTGATCGCCGTGACGGGATGGGGGCGTGACGAGGACAAACGCCTGGCGTTGGAAGCGGGTTTTGATGCGCACCTGGCGAAGCCGATCGCCTGGGCGGCGGTGGAGGCGGTGCTGACTGCACAAGAGCCTGGCGAAGCCTTGCTCAAGCGTTGA
- the glmS gene encoding glutamine--fructose-6-phosphate transaminase (isomerizing), which produces MCGIVGAVAQRDITPILVEGLKRLEYRGYDSCGVAVYAAGVPEGSLQRARSTSRVAELEAQVAAEHLAGYTGIAHTRWATHGAPITDNAHPHVSQDRHGRDRIALVHNGIIENHEELRAELQGLGYVFVSQTDTEVIAHLVNHLYHDDLFDAVQQAVKRLTGAYAIATFCRDEPQRVIGARQGSPLVIGVGQGENFLASDALALAGTTDQIMYLEDGDVVDLQLQGVWIVDDQGQPVQRDIRTVQAHTGAAELGPYRHYMQKEIFEQPRALADTLQDIEAITPELFGDKAYSVFKEIDNVLILACGTSYYAGLTARYWIESIASVPVNVEIASEYRYRTSVPNPRTLVVTISQSGETADTLSALKHARRLGMTHSLTICNVATSAMVRECELAFITRAGVEIGVASTKAFTTQLSALYLLALSLAQVKGKLSEEQEANSIKALRHLPVALQAVLALEPQIIAWAEEFAAKENALFLGRGLHYPIALEGALKLKEISYIHAEAYPAGELKHGPLALVTGKMPVVTVAPKDELLEKLKSNMQEVRARGGELYVFADGNSQIGSEDGVHVIRLPEHYGQLSPILHVVPLQLLAYHTACVRGTDVDKPRNLAKSVTVE; this is translated from the coding sequence ATGTGCGGAATTGTTGGCGCCGTTGCGCAACGGGACATCACCCCCATCCTCGTTGAAGGCCTGAAACGCCTGGAATATCGGGGTTATGACTCTTGCGGCGTGGCGGTCTACGCCGCTGGCGTGCCCGAAGGCAGCCTGCAGCGTGCGCGCAGCACCTCGCGTGTCGCCGAACTGGAAGCCCAGGTTGCCGCCGAGCACCTGGCGGGCTACACCGGCATCGCACACACCCGCTGGGCCACCCACGGCGCGCCCATCACCGACAACGCCCACCCGCACGTGTCGCAAGACCGTCACGGCCGCGACCGGATTGCGCTGGTGCACAACGGCATCATCGAAAACCACGAAGAACTGCGCGCCGAACTGCAGGGCCTGGGCTACGTGTTCGTCAGCCAGACCGACACCGAAGTCATCGCCCACCTGGTCAACCACCTGTATCACGACGACTTGTTCGACGCCGTGCAGCAGGCCGTGAAACGTCTGACCGGTGCCTACGCCATCGCCACCTTCTGTCGTGACGAACCGCAGCGCGTGATCGGCGCACGCCAAGGCTCGCCGCTGGTCATCGGTGTCGGCCAAGGCGAGAACTTCCTGGCCTCTGACGCACTGGCGCTGGCCGGCACCACCGACCAGATCATGTACCTGGAAGACGGCGACGTGGTCGACCTGCAACTGCAAGGCGTGTGGATCGTCGACGACCAAGGCCAGCCCGTGCAGCGCGACATCCGCACCGTGCAGGCCCACACCGGCGCCGCCGAACTCGGCCCCTATCGCCACTACATGCAAAAGGAAATCTTCGAGCAGCCGCGCGCGCTCGCAGACACCTTGCAGGACATCGAAGCCATCACGCCCGAACTGTTCGGCGACAAGGCATACAGCGTCTTCAAGGAAATCGACAACGTCCTGATCCTGGCCTGCGGCACCAGCTACTACGCCGGCCTGACCGCGCGCTACTGGATCGAATCGATCGCCAGCGTGCCCGTCAACGTCGAAATCGCCAGCGAATACCGCTACCGCACCAGCGTGCCCAACCCGCGCACCCTGGTCGTGACGATTTCGCAATCCGGCGAAACCGCCGACACCTTGTCTGCGCTGAAACACGCCCGCCGCCTGGGCATGACCCACAGCCTGACCATCTGCAACGTCGCCACCAGCGCGATGGTGCGCGAATGCGAACTGGCGTTCATCACGCGTGCAGGCGTAGAGATCGGTGTGGCGTCCACCAAGGCCTTCACCACCCAGCTGTCTGCGCTGTACCTGCTGGCGCTGTCGCTGGCGCAAGTGAAGGGCAAACTCAGCGAAGAACAGGAAGCCAACAGCATCAAGGCCCTGCGCCACCTGCCGGTGGCCCTGCAAGCCGTGCTGGCGCTGGAACCGCAGATCATCGCCTGGGCCGAAGAATTCGCCGCCAAGGAAAACGCCCTGTTCCTGGGCCGTGGCCTGCACTACCCGATAGCCCTGGAAGGCGCGCTGAAGCTGAAGGAAATCAGCTACATCCACGCCGAAGCCTACCCGGCTGGCGAACTGAAACACGGCCCGCTGGCACTGGTCACGGGCAAGATGCCGGTGGTCACCGTTGCACCCAAAGACGAGCTGCTGGAAAAGCTGAAATCCAACATGCAGGAAGTACGCGCACGCGGCGGCGAACTGTATGTGTTTGCCGACGGCAACAGCCAGATCGGCAGCGAAGACGGCGTGCATGTGATCCGCCTGCCGGAACACTACGGCCAGTTGTCACCGATTCTGCATGTGGTGCCGCTGCAGTTGCTGGCGTATCACACGGCGTGTGTGCGGGGGACGGATGTGGATAAGCCAAGGAATCTGGCGAAGAGTGTGACGGTGGAGTGA